The Hyphomicrobium sp. 99 genome contains the following window.
GGCGAACCTGCATTATCGAGGAACGGTTCGTCGCTTAAGCTGGCTGTAGCGTTTTTGGTCATGTCGTCTCCGAAAGATCAATTGCTAAGTCCAGGCTTATCGATGGTCGACTTTTCGGCATCGGCGCCGAGCGGCTTACCCGACACGTATTTGGTGTACATATCGTCCCGGCGGTTCGCGTCGCGGCTTGTCATCGTGCGCGGACCGAGAAGATCGGCGGGGTTCGCCACCATGACGGCGAGATTGCGTTGTCCCGCGCAGCCGAAATTCGGATAGGGCGTGTTTTGATAAGTGCGCGCGAGATTTTCCGACCAGTCCCGTCCGCAGTCGGGCGCCTCGGCCACATAGCGCATGTAGGACAACCGCAGCGGCGCATCGCGGCCGTCGGCATGATAAGCCTCAACCGCTATCGACGTTTCCGAATAGCCGCTCTGGATCATCAACTGGCGTGCTTCGTCGGCCGCTTGCATCGATGCGCTTTCATTTGCCGACCCGCCAGGAGCCGAAATGACGATGCGGCTGTTTCCGGCATCCGCAGCCTTGCTTCGGCCAGCGAAATCCAGGACGCGCGCACGCTGCATCGGCGTCAGACCATCGGCATTCGCTGCGACCCGTAAGTTGAGGGTGGCAGGCTGCTGGGACACGAGAATGGGGTGACGCTGCTCGGGATCGACGAGCTGCCAACCCGCGACCTGAGGGCCGGGCGCATCGTGCCGGCACCCGGCAACGATGACCGGGACAAGCGTGGCGATGAGAAGCTTCGCAAATCCCGATCGCACATTCTGCGCAAGGCGGTCGGTCGTGCACTTGATCGGCATGATACGTCAACGCCCCAGCTATTCGACGATGAAACCGTAGTCACCCTTGAGACCGCCGGAGGGCATGACTTCGCCCTTGCCGTAGATCCGGTTGAGATGACCGAGAAAGTCCGCCTTGAGATCGGTCGCCGGCGCCAAGCCGTCAGTCGGCGCCGCAAGCTGCTGACGCGAGGTCGGCTGCACGAGATACGGCGTCACGATGACGACGAGCTCCGACTCTTGATTCTGAAAATCGCGGCTGCGAAACAGAGTACCGAGAATTGGAATGTCCTTCGCGCCCGGCAAGCCGTCGATGTTTTGCTGCGTCTTGGTATTGATGAGGCCCGCAAGCGCCAGCGACCCGCCGGACGGCAGTTCGACCACGGTTTTCGCCTGCCGTGTGTCGAACACCGGGTTGCCGCCAATGAACTGCGAAATATCGCTGACGCTGGTGTCTATCTTCAGGCTGATGCGGCCTTCCGACAGAACGACGGGTGTGAAGGCGAGCTGCACGCCGAATTTCTTGAACGCGACGGAACTCGTCCCCGTTTGCGTGTCGATACCGGTGACATAAGGCACTTCGCCGCCAGCGAGGAATTCCGCAGCCTCGCCCGAAATGGCGGTGAGGTTTGGTTCCGCGAGCGTCCGGATCAATCCATCGCGCTCGAGCGCACGAATAGCTGACTGGATCCGGTTTGATCCCGAACCCCAGCCCGAAAGCAGACCACTGTTGCCAACAGAGCCGTTACCGGGACCGGAGTTGAACGGGCAGATCGGCGCGCCTGCGGCGCAGGCAGCACCCGCGGCAGCAGGAATTCCGAATGTCGGAAGCGTCCCGAGGCCTTGCGCGGCGGTGATCGGGAATGAGTTCTCCGTCAGAAGCGTCGTCGAGAAGCTTCCCGATTGCAGCATGCCGCCGAGATTGACGCCCATCTGCTTCAGAAGCGTGCGTTGAACTTCGGCGACCGTCACCTTGAGCATCACCTGCTCTTCAGCTTCGACCGTCAGCATATTGATGACGGGTTGTTTGTGTTCGTTGGTCGCGCTCTCGGTGGCAGTAACGCCGTCTTTGACGTTGACGCCCGAACTCACGAGCTGCTGCGAGATGAATTGTGCTGCGATATTGCCGGCGCGCGTCGAGTCGATCGGGCTCTTAACGCTTCCGGTCAAGATGACCGTCTGATTGAGCATCTCGACCTTGATAGAAGAGCCCGTGATGATCCGGTTGAGGAGCGATTGAAGTCCGGCCGTCTCTCTTTCGATGAAAAGCTCCATG
Protein-coding sequences here:
- a CDS encoding CpaD family pilus assembly protein, producing MPIKCTTDRLAQNVRSGFAKLLIATLVPVIVAGCRHDAPGPQVAGWQLVDPEQRHPILVSQQPATLNLRVAANADGLTPMQRARVLDFAGRSKAADAGNSRIVISAPGGSANESASMQAADEARQLMIQSGYSETSIAVEAYHADGRDAPLRLSYMRYVAEAPDCGRDWSENLARTYQNTPYPNFGCAGQRNLAVMVANPADLLGPRTMTSRDANRRDDMYTKYVSGKPLGADAEKSTIDKPGLSN
- a CDS encoding type II and III secretion system protein family protein, whose amino-acid sequence is MRSNFGFSWRASLRAIVMLVSATLALPGASAQPQDSEEAYRDISADAGHHQSFIRIQDTGGPIRKSLKIGMGKSVLLEFPRDVRDVMVSNPAVVDAVVLSSNRVFLLAKGAGEANAFFFDTSGAQFATMELFIERETAGLQSLLNRIITGSSIKVEMLNQTVILTGSVKSPIDSTRAGNIAAQFISQQLVSSGVNVKDGVTATESATNEHKQPVINMLTVEAEEQVMLKVTVAEVQRTLLKQMGVNLGGMLQSGSFSTTLLTENSFPITAAQGLGTLPTFGIPAAAGAACAAGAPICPFNSGPGNGSVGNSGLLSGWGSGSNRIQSAIRALERDGLIRTLAEPNLTAISGEAAEFLAGGEVPYVTGIDTQTGTSSVAFKKFGVQLAFTPVVLSEGRISLKIDTSVSDISQFIGGNPVFDTRQAKTVVELPSGGSLALAGLINTKTQQNIDGLPGAKDIPILGTLFRSRDFQNQESELVVIVTPYLVQPTSRQQLAAPTDGLAPATDLKADFLGHLNRIYGKGEVMPSGGLKGDYGFIVE